A region of Ferruginibacter albus DNA encodes the following proteins:
- a CDS encoding T9SS type A sorting domain-containing protein has translation MKKFFTFFLLLTCAASANLKAQYLWREGFNDANSTITGTNPNAGPSVSSWGAGVESAPFGTWYLHNAYRTTGSGCVSGASGANQHLRTIQGANLAPSNAADSPYFATPIIAPGYGVKEIHFARSGTIRRYSIYVSTDTVATVAPYSSPSWTLVQGVPSTHNECTSGVDTFVTVPSGIAANVKRVAFVVSQAANADIDSIGIIPVNPLPVKFSSVNANYTSGVVKINWTNETEINTSSYEVERSTDGKTFTSVGSVAATNVRGYSFIDNSSLSGTSYYRIKAVDANGALTYSNVVKVSADSKAAEMVVSPNPVTGGTLGLRLNNFAAGQYTLNIFNTGSQKVFSGSVSHAGGSSIQTIILPASVKKGLYTVSLTNGASKFVKTIVVE, from the coding sequence ATGAAGAAGTTTTTTACATTTTTTCTTTTATTAACATGTGCTGCTTCGGCAAATCTTAAAGCGCAATATTTATGGCGCGAGGGTTTTAACGATGCTAACAGCACTATTACAGGAACCAACCCTAATGCTGGACCATCTGTTAGCTCATGGGGAGCAGGAGTTGAAAGTGCGCCTTTTGGAACATGGTATTTACATAATGCTTACCGTACAACTGGGTCTGGTTGTGTGTCAGGAGCATCTGGTGCTAACCAACACTTAAGAACAATTCAAGGAGCGAATTTAGCACCTTCAAATGCAGCTGATTCTCCTTACTTCGCTACTCCTATAATTGCTCCTGGTTATGGCGTAAAAGAAATTCATTTTGCACGTAGTGGTACAATAAGAAGATATTCAATATACGTTTCTACAGATACTGTGGCTACTGTTGCTCCATATAGCTCTCCAAGCTGGACACTTGTTCAAGGTGTTCCAAGCACTCACAATGAATGTACTTCCGGAGTTGATACATTTGTAACTGTACCTTCAGGTATTGCTGCCAATGTTAAAAGAGTTGCATTTGTAGTTAGCCAGGCTGCTAATGCTGATATTGATAGTATCGGTATTATCCCTGTTAACCCACTTCCTGTTAAATTCAGCAGCGTTAATGCTAATTATACCAGCGGCGTTGTGAAAATCAACTGGACGAATGAAACTGAAATTAATACGTCAAGCTATGAAGTTGAAAGATCAACAGACGGTAAAACATTTACATCAGTTGGTTCTGTAGCTGCTACTAATGTACGTGGCTATTCTTTCATCGATAATTCATCTTTATCAGGTACAAGCTATTATCGTATTAAAGCTGTTGATGCAAATGGTGCATTGACTTACAGTAATGTCGTTAAAGTAAGTGCAGATAGCAAAGCAGCTGAAATGGTGGTTTCTCCAAACCCTGTAACCGGCGGAACACTTGGCTTGCGTTTAAACAATTTTGCAGCTGGTCAATACACATTGAATATCTTCAATACAGGTAGTCAAAAAGTATTTAGCGGTTCTGTATCTCATGCTGGCGGTAGTTCTATTCAAACAATTATATTACCTGCATCTGTTAAAAAAGGATTATACACTGTAAGCTTAACAAATGGTGCATCTAAATTTGTTAAAACAATAGTAGTAGAATAA
- a CDS encoding pectinesterase family protein produces the protein MKRFLLSISLLASIALVKAQTKNITVAQDGSGNYKTVQEALNQVPADNKTPFVIHIKNGIYKERLILDTRRNFVTLIGEDKDKTILTYDNHVGMAFPNGDSVTTWSSASFFIYGNDFTAKNITFQNNAGFTAGQAVALFVNGTRERFKNCKLVGFQDVLFCSGQGAKQYYEDCYIEGTTDFIFGPATAVFKNCHIHSKKNSHVTAASTPREMKYGFVFIDCKLTADTGLNKVSLGRPWQPYAAVTYIHCDIGDHIVPEGWNNWKNPDNEKTARYAEYNSYGAGANPSARFPWTKQLTKEEYDEKYSSIEKILGGWDPQKDL, from the coding sequence ATGAAACGATTTCTTTTATCCATATCATTACTTGCTTCAATAGCCTTAGTAAAAGCACAAACTAAAAATATTACAGTCGCACAAGATGGATCTGGTAATTATAAAACCGTACAAGAAGCATTAAACCAGGTGCCTGCTGATAATAAAACACCTTTTGTCATCCATATAAAAAATGGTATTTATAAAGAAAGGTTGATACTGGATACAAGAAGAAATTTTGTGACATTGATAGGAGAGGATAAAGACAAAACAATTCTTACCTATGATAATCATGTAGGCATGGCTTTTCCAAACGGTGACTCGGTTACTACCTGGTCATCTGCTTCTTTCTTTATTTATGGTAATGATTTTACCGCAAAGAATATTACTTTTCAGAATAATGCAGGCTTTACAGCAGGACAGGCTGTTGCTTTATTTGTAAACGGAACAAGAGAGCGTTTTAAGAACTGTAAATTGGTTGGCTTCCAGGATGTGCTCTTTTGCAGCGGACAAGGAGCGAAACAATATTATGAAGATTGTTATATCGAAGGCACAACAGATTTCATCTTTGGTCCTGCAACGGCAGTATTTAAAAACTGCCATATTCATAGTAAAAAGAACTCACACGTTACGGCAGCATCTACTCCAAGAGAAATGAAATATGGTTTTGTTTTCATCGATTGTAAATTAACTGCAGATACAGGACTTAATAAAGTATCACTAGGAAGACCTTGGCAACCTTATGCGGCTGTTACTTATATTCATTGTGATATTGGCGATCATATTGTTCCTGAAGGATGGAACAATTGGAAGAACCCGGATAATGAAAAAACGGCTCGCTATGCAGAATATAATAGTTATGGAGCTGGCGCAAATCCATCTGCCCGTTTTCCATGGACAAAACAATTAACCAAAGAAGAATATGATGAAAAATATTCTTCCATCGAAAAAATTTTAGGCGGGTGGGATCCGCAAAAAGATCTGTAA